TCTGAAAGCGGAACTTGAAACCATCCTCCAGTCCGGCGGCGCCGAGACTGAAATGGCGGGAGACGACGGACATGGCCCCGTGCGCGTCATAATCGGCGAAGCCAACTTCCGCCGTATGCTTGACGGCATGGAGATAATCGGTGATTTCGTAGACGCCGAAAGCGGAGAAACTCTCGTTGCCGACGGCACGAAGCTCGCCTTTGCGGAGCTTTCGACAATAGTTTCTGCGAAGCCTGTTCCCATCCAGGCGCGCGACATGAAGCTGCTTGAAGAGTTCAAGGGCAAGGCGTGGTTTGCGGCGGACGTCGAAGACGGCGCGCGTATACTTATCAAGGCCGACATGCCCCTTGACGACGAAGCGGTCGCGCTGATAAGAGAACACAACGTGCGCCAGATAAAACTCTGGAAGGCGCCCGAAGTGCTCAATATCACAGACGCGATGCACCACGTGCTCATTGAGCACTTCTTCGGCAAGCCGGTCACTCAGGCCTTCAACGCAGACGGCGAGATAATAACGGACATCCCGCACGTCATTGACGGTTCGGTTGTACGCGGCATCGTCGAAGGCGCGATCTCCGGCGTCGAAAGCGAAGACCTCATCCTTACAAAGGAGCGCGTGGTCAAGCTTCTCCTTACAGAAAAGGCTCTCGGCAAGATCCTTCTTGAACCGGTATACGGCAAGGACGGCAAACTTGCGGCCGACGCGGCGCAGGAGATAACCAGCTCCGTCATTGACAAGCTCGCGGCGTCCGGCGCTGAAAACGTCACGCTCCGCTCAAAGGCTGCCGCCTCGGAATACAAAAAACTGATACAGAGGCTCTCGTTCGTGCGCAGACTGCGCGAAGAACCGCAGTGGCGTCCCGTCGTACACGGCGTTACAAAGGCCGCGCTTGCGACAGACAGCTTCCTCTCCGCGGCGTCGTTCCAGCAGACGGCGCAGGTCCTTGCGGCAGCCGCCGTAAGAGGAGATGTGGACAGCCTCGTCGGCCTGAAAGAGAACGTCATCATCGGACTTCTCATTCCCGCCGGAACCGGCATCGAACGTCACCGCCGTGTAGAGATCACCGAAGTGGCCGACACTCCGGCCGCAGAAGACGAAGCGCTCGCAGTCTCCTTCAAGGGGTAAAAAAGCAAAGAAGCGACCGCGGATGCTTAATTTTTAAAAAATAGAAATATTTAAAAAATACAATGGCGGAAGACGCGTGTTTTATTGACACATGCGTCCTCCGCTGTTATTATATATCGGTGCGACTTTGCACAGGAGGTGTTCGTGTGCCTTTAAGTGAATTATCCTCCTCTCCGAGAAGCGCGGGTTTGAGCAGCGTCCTGCGGAAGCTCTCGAGAGGCGAAGTTACAAAGGTCTTTATCGCGCAGGACATCGACGAGAAACTTGCGGCAACGATAAAAATCGCGCTATCGGAAAAGAATATCCCCGTGGAGTACGCGGAGAGTTCACAAATGTTGGGAAGAGCCTGCGCGCTCAGTCGAAAGACGGCGGTAGCGGCAATTCTAAAAAAGTAAAAATAGTCATTACTAGGGAAAGGAGGGAGCTATTTGCCAACAATTAGCCAGCTTATTCGCAATGGCAGAGAAGAAAAGAGACGCACATCAAGCGCGCCTGCTCTTCAGGAGAATCCGCAGCGCCGCGGTGTTTGCACCCGCGTCTATACAGTGACGCCTAAGAAGCCTAACTCTGCTCTTCGTAAGGTCGCCCGTGTGCGCCTTACAAACGGAATCGAAGTTACAGCTTATATTCCGGGCGTCGGTCACAACCTTCAGGAGCACTCTGTAGTGCTTGTACGCGGAGGCCGTGTAAAGGACCTGCCTGGTGTCCGTTATCACATCATCAGAGGCACGCTTGACTGCGGCGGAGTTGAAAACCGTCGTCAGAGCCGTTCGTGCTATGGGGCCCGCAAGCCGAAGTAATAAGATATTTAATGGGAGGTAGTTTTTTATGCCGCGTAAAGGACATGTAAAAAAACGCATCACACCGCCCGATTCAGTCTATGCGAACCCCGCAATAGCAAAATTCATCAACTGCCTTATGCTCGGCGGTAAAAAGAGCACAGCAGAAAGAATTTTGTACGGAGCACTGGATCTGGCCGGAAGCAGACTCAGCATTGAGCCTGCCGAAGTATTCGATAAAGCGATGACCAACGTTCGTCCGCTGGTAGAGGTTCGTCCTCGCCGCGTAGGCGGAGCCACCTATCAGGTACCTGTAGAAGTAAAGCCCGAAAGAGCTCAGGCCCTGGCCATTCGCTGGATAATCAATTTCTCCCGTTCACGTAAAGGCATCCCCATGGTGGAACGCCTCGCCCGCGAACTTGGAGACGCCTGCAAAGGCGAAGGCGGTTCTGTAAAGAAGCGCGAAGATACGCACCGCATGGCGGAAGCCAACCGTGCGTTTGCACATTACCGTTGGTAGTGGCAAGTAATATAAATTCTGATTTAGTTTGGTGGTGTTGACGATGCAGGGCATCGACTTAAGTAAAGTGCGCAATATCGGAATAGCTGCGCATATAGATGCAGGTAAGACGACGACTACAGAGCGTATCTTATTCTATACAGGACGTAAGCACAAACTCGGCGAAACACACGAGGGCGCGGCTACAATGGACTGGATGGAACAGGAGCGCGAGCGTGGTATTACTATCACATCGGCGGCAACTACCTGTTTCTGGGACGATTGCCTTGTTAACATAATTGATACGCCCGGGCACGTAGACTTTACAGTTGAAGTAGAGCGTTCAATGCGTGTCCTTGACGGCGCTGTCTCCGTTTTCTGTGCTGTCGGCGGCGTTGAGCCGCAGTCAGAGACAGTCTGGCGTCAGGCCGACAAATACGGTGTTCCAAGAATAGCTTTCGTCAACAAAATGGACAGGGTAGGAGCCGATTTCTTTGCCGTTGTAGACCAGATGCGCAAGCGTCTTGGCGCAAAGGCAGTTCCAATTCAGATCCCCATCGGAGTGGAAGACGGCTTCGCAGGAATGATCGACCTCGTACACAAAAAGGCGATCATTTACGATGACAGCCTCGGTACGGAGTTCCATAACGCGGTCATCCCTCCTCAGCTTGAGGAAGAGGCTGACATTGCGAGAATGGAAATGATTGAGCTGCTCGCCGATTACGACGACGAAATGATGGAGTATTATCTCGAAGGCAAAGAAGTTTCCCTCGAAATGATAAAGCGCACCATCAGAAAGGCTACAATAAACCTTGACATCGTCCCAGTAATGTGCGGCTCGGCCTTCAAGAACAAGGGCGTTCAGCCCCTCCTTGACGCCGTCGTCTGGTATCTCCCCAGTCCGCTGGATATGCCCCCCGTCGTCGCAGTGGATCCCGACGACATAACGAAGGAAGTAGAGGTCAAAGCCTCCGCCGAAGCGCCGTTCGCGGCCCTTGCCTTCAAAATAATGGTCGACCCGTTCGTTGGAAGGATTGCCTTCTGCCGAGTCTATTCAGGGACGCTCACAAACGGTATGTCCATATATAATTCAACCACGCACAAGCGTGAGCGCGTAGGACGCATCCTGCGTATGCACGCCAACAAGCGCGAAGAACTCGAAAGCGCCCAGGCCGGACTCATCATAGCGATACCCGGACTGAAGCAGGTTCGCACGGGCGATACGCTCTGCGACGAAAAGCATCCCGTTCTTCTCGAAAACCTCATCTTCCCCGAGACGGTCATATCGCTCTCAGTTGAGCCTATGAGCAAGGCGGATCAGATAAAACTTGCAAAGGGCCTCGAAGCCCTCTCCGAGGAAGATCCGACCTTCCGCGTCTCCGTCAACGAAGACACCGGCCAGACGATCATCAGCGGTATGGGAGAGCTTCATCTTGAAATAATCGTAGACCGTCTGCGCAGAGAGTTCAGCGTCGAAGTTAAAGTTGGACGCCCGCAGGTCGCCTATCGTGAAGCCATCCGCAAACCCGCAAGAGCTCAGGGCAAGTTTGTCCGTCAGTCCGGCGGTAAGGGACAGTACGGCGACGTCGTCCTTGAGGTCGAGCCGATCGCCGAAGGCAGCGGCTTTATCTGGGAAGATAAAATAGTCGGAGGCGTTGTGCCGAAGGAATACATCCCAGCGGCACAGAAGGGCGTCGAAGAGGCCCTCAACAACGGCATTCTCGGCGGATACCCCGTCATCGGCATCAAAGTCGCCATAGTCGACGGCAGCTACCATGAGGTCGACAGCTCTGAAATGGCCTTCCGCATCGCGGGTTCAATGGCTATCAAAGACGCCATCCGCAAGGCGGACCCCGTTCTTATGGAGCCCATAATGAACGTGGAAGTCGTAGTTCCCGAAGAATATATGGGCGACGTCATAGGCGACCTTTCCTCACGCAGAGGCAGGGTGGCGGAGATGGGCGTCCGCGCGAACGCGCGCATCGTCAAATCATTCGTTCCGCTCGCATCAATGTTCGGTTACGCGACAGACCTCAGAAGCAAATCATCAGGGCGCGCATCGTTTACAATGAGCTTCGACCATTACGAAGAAGTTCCGCGTAATGTCGCCGAAGAGCTTCTTAAGAATTAAATATATAGAATTACATCAAGGAGGTTGGATTTAAAATGGCAAAAGAGCATTTTCAGCGTAATAAGCCCCATCTTAACATAGGCACCATCGGCCATATCGACCACGGCAAGACGACGCTGACAGCGGCGATCACGAAGACCCTGGCCCGCCACGGCGGAGCGGACTTCACGCCGTTCGACATGATCGACAAGGCCCCCGAAGAGAGGGAGCGCGGCATAACGATCAACATCTCACATGTTGAATACCAGACAGAAGCGCGCCACTACGCGCACATCGACTGCCCCGGACATGCCGACTATATCAAGAACATGATAACAGGCGCGGCGCAGATGGACGGAGCCATCCTCGTCGTATCAGCGGCCGACGGCCCGATGCCCCAGACCCGCGAACACGTTCTTCTCGCGCGTCAGGTCAACGTCCCCGCCCTCGTAGTCTTCATGAACAAATGCGACATGGTAGACGACCCCGAACTTCTCGACCTCGTTGAAATGGAAATTCGCGACCTTCTCAACAAATACGAATTCCCCGGAGACGACATCCCCATCGTTCGCGGCAGCGCTCTGAAAGCCCTTGAATCAGAAGCCGACAACGACTGGACGCAGAGCATCCTCGACCTCATGCAGGCATGCGACGACTACATCCCGGCTCCTGAGCGCGAAGTCAACTTC
The DNA window shown above is from Cloacibacillus sp. and carries:
- the rpsL gene encoding 30S ribosomal protein S12 — its product is MPTISQLIRNGREEKRRTSSAPALQENPQRRGVCTRVYTVTPKKPNSALRKVARVRLTNGIEVTAYIPGVGHNLQEHSVVLVRGGRVKDLPGVRYHIIRGTLDCGGVENRRQSRSCYGARKPK
- the tuf gene encoding elongation factor Tu, coding for MAKEHFQRNKPHLNIGTIGHIDHGKTTLTAAITKTLARHGGADFTPFDMIDKAPEERERGITINISHVEYQTEARHYAHIDCPGHADYIKNMITGAAQMDGAILVVSAADGPMPQTREHVLLARQVNVPALVVFMNKCDMVDDPELLDLVEMEIRDLLNKYEFPGDDIPIVRGSALKALESEADNDWTQSILDLMQACDDYIPAPEREVNFPFLMPIEDVFTITGRGTVVTGRVEKGIVKPGDEVEIVGIKETRKTVATSLEMFRKILDDAEAGDNVGILLRGIGKEDVERGQVLAKPGSIKPHTHFKGEVYVLKKEEGGRHTPFFSGYKPQFYFRTTDITGEIKLPDGVEMVMPGDNSTFEVNLIAPIAMQEGLRFAVREGGRTVGAGVVTEIIA
- a CDS encoding ribosomal L7Ae/L30e/S12e/Gadd45 family protein; translation: MSSVLRKLSRGEVTKVFIAQDIDEKLAATIKIALSEKNIPVEYAESSQMLGRACALSRKTAVAAILKK
- the rpsG gene encoding 30S ribosomal protein S7, with the protein product MPRKGHVKKRITPPDSVYANPAIAKFINCLMLGGKKSTAERILYGALDLAGSRLSIEPAEVFDKAMTNVRPLVEVRPRRVGGATYQVPVEVKPERAQALAIRWIINFSRSRKGIPMVERLARELGDACKGEGGSVKKREDTHRMAEANRAFAHYRW
- the fusA gene encoding elongation factor G, encoding MQGIDLSKVRNIGIAAHIDAGKTTTTERILFYTGRKHKLGETHEGAATMDWMEQERERGITITSAATTCFWDDCLVNIIDTPGHVDFTVEVERSMRVLDGAVSVFCAVGGVEPQSETVWRQADKYGVPRIAFVNKMDRVGADFFAVVDQMRKRLGAKAVPIQIPIGVEDGFAGMIDLVHKKAIIYDDSLGTEFHNAVIPPQLEEEADIARMEMIELLADYDDEMMEYYLEGKEVSLEMIKRTIRKATINLDIVPVMCGSAFKNKGVQPLLDAVVWYLPSPLDMPPVVAVDPDDITKEVEVKASAEAPFAALAFKIMVDPFVGRIAFCRVYSGTLTNGMSIYNSTTHKRERVGRILRMHANKREELESAQAGLIIAIPGLKQVRTGDTLCDEKHPVLLENLIFPETVISLSVEPMSKADQIKLAKGLEALSEEDPTFRVSVNEDTGQTIISGMGELHLEIIVDRLRREFSVEVKVGRPQVAYREAIRKPARAQGKFVRQSGGKGQYGDVVLEVEPIAEGSGFIWEDKIVGGVVPKEYIPAAQKGVEEALNNGILGGYPVIGIKVAIVDGSYHEVDSSEMAFRIAGSMAIKDAIRKADPVLMEPIMNVEVVVPEEYMGDVIGDLSSRRGRVAEMGVRANARIVKSFVPLASMFGYATDLRSKSSGRASFTMSFDHYEEVPRNVAEELLKN